The genomic interval CTGCGACATTTTTCTCATATTTCTCCATATTGCCCCTAACATAAAGGACATATGGCGGATCATATATCTGCTTTAACTTTTCAGGATAACTTTTATCGTCAATCGATATTATCTTTATCCCCTTGGATAGAATATTTTCTATCTCCGATGCTAATTTTTTCTCATTGCGCCTTTCTATTATATTTCTTGCCAGAGTATCAGAAATACCTTCGATTTTTTTAAAATCGGACATTTGTGCATTCCATGCGTTATATACGCTGCCGAAGCATCTTATTATATCTGTTATTCTCCTTGTGCCTATGCCGTCGATTGAGCTTATCCAGTAATAATATAATCTGTTGTGCTAACTGATTATTTAGGGTATTAAGGAATATTATGGTAATCAAGATAATCATAGTATCCCTGTTAAAATGAGTATCTGGTTTAATTATCCAAATACGAGTTCTTTTATCTTTGCTATATCAATGTCTTTACCCATAAGCATATTGATATAATAACAAAGATTGTAAGCTAAAAGCTTGGTTTTTATCCTGGATAAAAGACCCCAATATGACTTTGCTAATACCCTCTCAATATTGAGTTGTCCTGTAAGTTGTGAGGCTGTAGTCTCTATCCTGCGCCTTAGTTTGAAGATAGTCTGTCTTAGTATGGTAGGAAATTGTACCTTGCTATTGTTCTTTTTAACTGGTAAAAGAGTTATTTCTTTTTCATACTCTAACTCTGCAGCAAGTTTATTTCCTATATAGCCTTTATCTCCAATCAAGGTTATCTTACGGTATGAGTCTATAAGTTCCCATACT from Clostridiales bacterium carries:
- a CDS encoding transposase, whose product is VWELIDSYRKITLIGDKGYIGNKLAAELEYEKEITLLPVKKNNSKVQFPTILRQTIFKLRRRIETTASQLTGQLNIERVLAKSYWGLLSRIKTKLLAYNLCYYINMLMGKDIDIAKIKELVFG